Proteins from a single region of Dictyostelium discoideum AX4 chromosome 5 chromosome, whole genome shotgun sequence:
- a CDS encoding hypothetical protein (Similar to Dictyostelium discoideum (Slime mold). CIGB protein) yields MISQSPPFNNFNITKNNNINNFNITNNNNINNKCVYHTNNDITFLCSDCKLIPCCNSCISQNNFHRGHKIDLIDDSTICSLINNFKEEIYPNILKLLKNDEITNNESIEKFEKIKIEYQDNIETISNHFNNIHQIISLIENEIKNNLSITFNNNVNLNSNISNLINNNNESLKSIINNNKTIERINNFNVDCDDENQTLELIKHYQQSLKLLNNNNCNNNINKQLIEYKNHFLSCNKNKLEKFQLYIESIFSIKEFDSNSIYNSYNNNYNNYNQQQQQQQQQQQPNNDLSFDELNNSYNNNYNNYDQQQQQQQLQQQLQQLQQQQQQQQQQQQQQQQQQQQQQQQQQQQQQQQQQQQQQQQQQQQQQQQPQQQQQPNNDVSFDQLNNSKENFNNNNNIINDSQDYSKQNDSELNSVCPSNENEISKNKSESSGMIINNEPSIVQTNNINSEENIETPLNKEQNENQNQDLNENKNEKFNGDVNKLVSDENAIENISQINNDDSLDNDNEEEENNFSNMNKDEESENYNNFGITDLNISYNSVKTEYEDQIHGLKYCYDKNNLKYVNYKNSKFYLQIESDSDCALENEFTRIAFGNKSTDISKFKFNSKTFAVMLLDGFDQSIEPNTLPETVEGLHIYDIKKPLVVGSIPPTVKRIVFNESFNQVLTPGLISEGVEFLHLYNIKKPLVVGSIPSTVKNVILGDGFDHALTPGILPEGVERLFLYDIKQPLLFGSIPKTVKNITIFDGFKQSLESCDISSHVKVRNNCPN; encoded by the exons atgatatcaCAATCTCcaccatttaataattttaatattacaaaaaataataatattaataattttaatattacaaataataataatataaataataaatgtgtATATCAtacaaataatgatattacaTTTTTATGCTCAGATTGTAAATTAATTCCATGTTGTAATAGTTGTATTtctcaaaataattttcatcGTGGtcataaaattgatttaattgatgattcaACCATTtgttcattaattaataattttaaagaagaaatttatccaaatattttaaaattattaaaaaatgatgaaatcacaaacaatgaatcaattgaaaaatttgaaaaaattaaaattgaatatcaagataatattgaaaccatttcaaatcatttcaataacattcatcaaataatatcattaattgaaaatgaaataaaaaataatttatcaattacttttaataataatgtgaatttgaattcaaatatttcaaatttaattaataataataatgaatcattaaaatcaataattaataataacaaaacaattgaaagaattaataatttcaatgttgattgtgatgatgaaaatcaaacattagaattaattaaacattatcaacaatcattaaaattattaaataataataattgtaataataatattaataaacaattaattgaatataaaaatcattttttatcttgtaataaaaataaattagaaaaatttcaattatatattgaatcaattttttcaattaaagaatttgattctaattcaatttataatagttataataataattataataattataatcaacaacaacaacaacaacaacaacaacaacaaccaaataatgatttatcttttgatgaattaaataatagctataataataattataataattatgatcaacagcaacaacaacaacaactacaacaacaactacaacaactacaacaacaacaacaacaacaacaacaacaacaacaacaacaacaacaacaacaacaacaacaacaacaacaacaacaacaacaacaacaacaacaacaacaacaacaacaacaacaacaacaacaacaacaacaacaacaacaaccacaacaacaacaacaaccaaataatgatgtatcttttgatcaattaaataatagtaaagaaaattttaataataacaataatattattaatgataGCCAAGATTACTCAAAACAAAATGACTCTGAATTAAACTCTGTTTGTccttcaaatgaaaatgaaatttcaaaaaataaatcagaATCAAGTGGAatgataattaataatgaaccaTCAATAGTTCAAACAAATAACATTAATTCAgaagaaaatattgaaactccattaaataaagaacaaaatgaaaatcaaaatcaagatTTGAATGAAAACAagaatgaaaaatttaatggtgatgtaaataaattagttTCTGATGAAAATGCAATAGAAAATATCtctcaaattaataatgatgattcattggataatgataatgaagaagaagaaaataatttctctaatatgaataaagatgaagaatCTGAAAACTATAACAATTTTGGTATTACTGATTTAAACATAAGCTACAATAGTGTAAAAACTGAATATGAAGATCAAATTCATGGTTTAAAATATTGTTatgataaaaacaatttaaaatatgtAAATT ataaaaactctaaattttatttacaaattgaaAGTGATTCAGATTGTGCAttagaaaatgaatttacaaGAATTGCATTTGGAAATAAAAGTACTGATAtatcaaaattcaaattcaattcaaaaacATTTGCAGTTATGCTTTTAGATGGATTTGACCAATCAATTGAACCAAATACATTACCAGAAACTGTTGAAGGATTACATATTTATGATATAAAGAAACCATTAGTTGTTGGTTCAATTCCACCAACTGTTAAAAGAATTGTATTTAATGAAAGTTTTAATCAAGTTTTAACACCGGGTTTAATATCAGAAGGTGTTGAATTTTTACatctttataatattaaaaaaccatTAGTTGTTGGTTCAATACCATCAACTGTAAAGAATGTAATTTTAGGTGATGGTTTTGATCATGCTTTAACTCCAGGTATTCTTCCAGAAGGTGTTgaaagattatttttatatgataTAAAACAacctttattatttggttcaattccaaaaactgttaaaaatattacaatttttgATGGATTTAAACAATCACTAGAATCTTGTGATATTTCAAGCCATGTTAAAGTTAGAAATAATTGCCcaaactaa